In the genome of Meles meles chromosome 2, mMelMel3.1 paternal haplotype, whole genome shotgun sequence, one region contains:
- the HELQ gene encoding helicase POLQ-like isoform X14, which yields MDEGGSRLRRRVSVRKRDRPSPGSGLAAGSAAEPRQEREEPGAGSRRRRTAEVPPLENNDSGEDMFGDYDSFAENAFLAQVDDVEQQYMQVSERGKHAAGRSTDGRCLESGAAAAGSFAGSETDERVKTRSRQEDVSAELDILYDVPSSQVLYFGNLQNPPDDLGNQYIEERDWNASSLKTLNEELPQNSIEQHQQTDDSPSRVRSGSEENRRKSLKEHLKSAMTGNAKAQTPVFSRTKQLKESLLSEEISVAKKTIESSSDDLGPFYSLPSKVRDLYVQFKGIEKLYEWQHTCLTLNSVQERRNLIYSLPTSGGKTLVAEILMLQELLCRRRDVLMILPYVAIVQEKISGLSSFGIELGFFVEEYAGSKGKFPPIKRREKKSLYIATIEKGHSLVNSLIETGRIGSLGLVVVDELHMIGEGSRGAILEMTLAKILYTSKTTQIIGMSATLNNVEDLQEFLQAEYYTSQFRPVELKEYLKINDAIYEVDSKAENGMTFSRLLNCQGVSKTQGERKT from the exons ATGGATGAGGGCGGGTCCCGCCTCCGCCGGCGGGTGTCTGTCCGCAAAAGGGACCGTCCGAGCCCAGGGAGCGGCCTGGCCGCCGGCAGCGCGGCCGAGCCCCGGCAGGAGCGGGAGGAGCCGGGGGCCGGGAGCCGGCGGAGGAGGACCGCGGAGGTGCCGCCGCTCGAG AATAATGACAGCGGAGAGGACATGTTCGGTGACTATGACAGCTTTGCTGAAAATGCCTTTCTAGCCCAAGTTGACGACGTGGAGCAACAATATATGCAAGTTTCTGAACGTGGAAAACACGCCGCAGGGCGTAGCACCGACGGCCGTTGTTTGGAAagcggcgccgctgctgccggcagCTTCGCGGGATCGGAAACGGATGAGCGCGTGAAGACCCGGAGCAGGCAGGAAGATGTCTCTGCTGAACTTGACATTTTGTATGACGTACCTTCTTCTCAGGTTTTATACTTTGGAAATTTGCAGAACCCTCCAGATGATTTGGGCAACCAGTATATTGAAGAGAGGGATTGGAACGCATCCTCTCTCAAGACTCTGAATGAGGAATTACCCCAGAATAGCATAGAACAGCACCAGCAAACTGATGATTCCCCTTCAAGAGTCAGAAGTGGTTCAGAAGAAAATAGGAGGAAAAGTCTTAAAGAACATCTAAAAAGTGCCATGACTGGAAATGCCAAGGCCCAAACACCAGTGTTTTCTAGAACTAAACAGCTCAAAGAGAGTCTCTTGTCTGAAGAAATTAGTGTTGCTAAGAAAACAATTGAGTCATCATCAGATGACCTTGGTCCTTTTTATTCATTACCCAGCAAAGTGAGAGACCTTTATGTTCAGTTCAAGGGAATTGAAAAATTATATG AATGGCAACATACTTGCTTAACATTGAATTCTGtgcaagaaagaagaaacttaATCTATTCCTTGCCAACGAGTGGTGGAAAAACCCTTGTGGCGGAAATTTTAATGCTGCAAGAACTGCTTTGCCGGCGAAGAGATGTTCTAATGATCCTACCATATGTGGCAATTGTCCAAGAAAAG ATTTCAGGTTTGTCAAGTTTTGGTATAGAACTGGGCTTCTTTGTTGAAGAATATGCTGGAAGTAAAGGAAAATTTCCTCCaattaaaagaagggaaaaaaaatctctctatATTGCCACTATCGAAAAAGGACATAGTCTGGTAAACTCCTTGATTGAAACTGGAAGGATTGGCAGTCTGGGTCTGGTTGTTGTAGATGAG TTGCACATGATTGGTGAAGGGAGCCGTGGGGCTATCCTGGAAATGACCCTAGCAAAAATCCTCTACACTAGCA aaacaacTCAGATTATTGGCATGAGTGCAACACTGAACAATGTTGAAGATCTACAAGAGTTTCTTCAAGCGGAATATTACACCAGTCAGTTTCGACCA GTTgaattaaaagaatatttgaaaataaacgATGCCATATATGAGGTTGACAGCAAAGCTGAAAACGGCATGACTTTTTCCCGTCTCCTTAATTGTCAG
- the HELQ gene encoding helicase POLQ-like isoform X13 → MDEGGSRLRRRVSVRKRDRPSPGSGLAAGSAAEPRQEREEPGAGSRRRRTAEVPPLENNDSGEDMFGDYDSFAENAFLAQVDDVEQQYMQVSERGKHAAGRSTDGRCLESGAAAAGSFAGSETDERVKTRSRQEDVSAELDILYDVPSSQVLYFGNLQNPPDDLGNQYIEERDWNASSLKTLNEELPQNSIEQHQQTDDSPSRVRSGSEENRRKSLKEHLKSAMTGNAKAQTPVFSRTKQLKESLLSEEISVAKKTIESSSDDLGPFYSLPSKVRDLYVQFKGIEKLYEWQHTCLTLNSVQERRNLIYSLPTSGGKTLVAEILMLQELLCRRRDVLMILPYVAIVQEKISGLSSFGIELGFFVEEYAGSKGKFPPIKRREKKSLYIATIEKGHSLVNSLIETGRIGSLGLVVVDELHMIGEGSRGAILEMTLAKILYTSKTTQIIGMSATLNNVEDLQEFLQAEYYTSQFRPVELKEYLKINDAIYEVDSKAENGMTFSRLLNCQYSDTLKKMDPDHLVALVTEVIPNYSCLVFCPTKKNCENVAEMICKFLSKSFSLGSI, encoded by the exons ATGGATGAGGGCGGGTCCCGCCTCCGCCGGCGGGTGTCTGTCCGCAAAAGGGACCGTCCGAGCCCAGGGAGCGGCCTGGCCGCCGGCAGCGCGGCCGAGCCCCGGCAGGAGCGGGAGGAGCCGGGGGCCGGGAGCCGGCGGAGGAGGACCGCGGAGGTGCCGCCGCTCGAG AATAATGACAGCGGAGAGGACATGTTCGGTGACTATGACAGCTTTGCTGAAAATGCCTTTCTAGCCCAAGTTGACGACGTGGAGCAACAATATATGCAAGTTTCTGAACGTGGAAAACACGCCGCAGGGCGTAGCACCGACGGCCGTTGTTTGGAAagcggcgccgctgctgccggcagCTTCGCGGGATCGGAAACGGATGAGCGCGTGAAGACCCGGAGCAGGCAGGAAGATGTCTCTGCTGAACTTGACATTTTGTATGACGTACCTTCTTCTCAGGTTTTATACTTTGGAAATTTGCAGAACCCTCCAGATGATTTGGGCAACCAGTATATTGAAGAGAGGGATTGGAACGCATCCTCTCTCAAGACTCTGAATGAGGAATTACCCCAGAATAGCATAGAACAGCACCAGCAAACTGATGATTCCCCTTCAAGAGTCAGAAGTGGTTCAGAAGAAAATAGGAGGAAAAGTCTTAAAGAACATCTAAAAAGTGCCATGACTGGAAATGCCAAGGCCCAAACACCAGTGTTTTCTAGAACTAAACAGCTCAAAGAGAGTCTCTTGTCTGAAGAAATTAGTGTTGCTAAGAAAACAATTGAGTCATCATCAGATGACCTTGGTCCTTTTTATTCATTACCCAGCAAAGTGAGAGACCTTTATGTTCAGTTCAAGGGAATTGAAAAATTATATG AATGGCAACATACTTGCTTAACATTGAATTCTGtgcaagaaagaagaaacttaATCTATTCCTTGCCAACGAGTGGTGGAAAAACCCTTGTGGCGGAAATTTTAATGCTGCAAGAACTGCTTTGCCGGCGAAGAGATGTTCTAATGATCCTACCATATGTGGCAATTGTCCAAGAAAAG ATTTCAGGTTTGTCAAGTTTTGGTATAGAACTGGGCTTCTTTGTTGAAGAATATGCTGGAAGTAAAGGAAAATTTCCTCCaattaaaagaagggaaaaaaaatctctctatATTGCCACTATCGAAAAAGGACATAGTCTGGTAAACTCCTTGATTGAAACTGGAAGGATTGGCAGTCTGGGTCTGGTTGTTGTAGATGAG TTGCACATGATTGGTGAAGGGAGCCGTGGGGCTATCCTGGAAATGACCCTAGCAAAAATCCTCTACACTAGCA aaacaacTCAGATTATTGGCATGAGTGCAACACTGAACAATGTTGAAGATCTACAAGAGTTTCTTCAAGCGGAATATTACACCAGTCAGTTTCGACCA GTTgaattaaaagaatatttgaaaataaacgATGCCATATATGAGGTTGACAGCAAAGCTGAAAACGGCATGACTTTTTCCCGTCTCCTTAATTGTCAG TATTCTGATACTCTGAAAAAGATGGATCCCGATCACTTGGTAGCATTGGTGACAGAAGTCATTCCCAATTATTCCTGCTTAGTTTTTTGTCCCACTAAGAAGAACTGTGAAAATGTAGCAGAAATGATATGCAAATTTTTAAGCAA